A single region of the Arsenicicoccus dermatophilus genome encodes:
- the wecB gene encoding non-hydrolyzing UDP-N-acetylglucosamine 2-epimerase has protein sequence MKILSVVGARPQFVKLAPIAHAMADAGVEHVIVHTGQHYDHAMSDSFFEELRIPAPDENLTVGSGTHGRQTGAMLAGMDGVLEKHQPDWVLVYGDTNSTLAGTLSAVKMHVPLAHLEAGLRSFNRRMPEEHNRVLTDHAADLCLAPTEVAMRHLAEEGITDRAVLVGDVMTDVLHEVRDRVAGDEIQVPEGIDSTRPFRVATLHRADNTDDPATLRTIVDNLASLDVPTLLLAHPRLRAKAQEHGIDLGAGSVVVADPLPYPQLVRAVMGSAGIITDSGGLQKEAFLLRVPCTTVRTETEWVETLDLGWNVLVTDPATLARDVDRPAPTPTDAAPYGDGHAAARVVQELQQHAR, from the coding sequence GTGAAGATCTTGAGCGTCGTCGGAGCCCGCCCGCAGTTCGTCAAGCTCGCGCCCATCGCTCACGCGATGGCGGACGCCGGCGTCGAGCACGTCATCGTGCACACCGGTCAGCACTACGACCACGCCATGAGCGACTCCTTCTTCGAGGAGCTGCGGATCCCGGCGCCGGACGAGAACCTCACCGTCGGCTCCGGCACCCACGGTCGCCAGACCGGCGCCATGCTCGCGGGGATGGACGGTGTGCTCGAGAAGCACCAGCCCGACTGGGTGCTCGTCTACGGCGACACCAACTCCACGCTCGCCGGCACCCTCTCCGCGGTCAAGATGCACGTGCCGCTCGCCCACCTCGAGGCGGGCCTGCGGTCCTTCAACCGGCGTATGCCGGAGGAGCACAACCGGGTGCTCACCGACCACGCCGCCGACCTCTGCCTCGCGCCGACCGAGGTGGCCATGCGCCACCTCGCCGAGGAGGGCATCACCGACCGCGCCGTGCTCGTGGGTGACGTGATGACCGACGTGCTGCACGAGGTCCGCGACCGGGTCGCCGGCGACGAGATCCAGGTGCCCGAGGGCATCGACTCGACCCGCCCCTTCCGGGTCGCCACGCTCCACCGGGCGGACAACACCGACGACCCGGCCACCCTGCGCACCATCGTGGACAACCTCGCCTCCCTCGACGTGCCCACCCTGCTCCTCGCGCACCCGCGGCTGCGAGCCAAGGCGCAGGAGCACGGCATCGACCTCGGCGCCGGGTCCGTCGTGGTCGCCGACCCGCTCCCCTATCCCCAGCTCGTGCGCGCCGTCATGGGCTCGGCCGGGATCATCACCGACTCCGGCGGCCTGCAGAAGGAAGCCTTCCTGTTGCGGGTGCCGTGCACCACGGTGCGCACCGAGACCGAGTGGGTCGAGACCCTCGACCTCGGCTGGAACGTGCTCGTCACCGACCCGGCCACGCTGGCGCGCGACGTCGACCGGCCGGCCCCCACGCCGACCGATGCGGCGCCGTACGGCGACGGTCACGCGGCGGCCCGGGTGGTCCAGGAGCTCCAGCAGCACGCGCGCTGA
- a CDS encoding glycosyltransferase has translation MARPSLLIISFSGLRSDARVLKQIRLFTPQYDVTTVGYGEAPEGVVDHVRIPDELVYWRYPRPLVLARRFALAYWRNPVVAYLRGVLPQGAYDVVLADDVDTVPLALSLRARKGVHADLHEYAPRMKEDVTRWRLFVAPLMTWLCARHVTRADSVTTVGRGIAEEYRKVFGIDAQVVTNASPAADLSPTPVHEPIALVHAGQARPDRYLELMIDAVRLATRPFTLDFYLTGEDEAYRATLAERAAGLDGVRIHPAVPYDRLLAVLNDHDAGIYVLPPVNFNNRWALPNKFFDFVQARLALVLSPSPEMAGIIREHGLGVVTEDFTAESLAAALDTLTPESVAGFKAASHAAAHALSAEEQVQVWDLAIAALMAR, from the coding sequence ATGGCCCGCCCCTCGCTGCTGATCATCTCCTTCTCCGGGCTGCGGTCCGACGCACGCGTCCTCAAGCAGATCCGCCTCTTCACGCCGCAGTACGACGTGACGACGGTGGGCTACGGGGAGGCGCCGGAGGGCGTGGTGGACCACGTGCGGATCCCGGACGAGCTCGTCTACTGGCGCTATCCACGGCCGCTGGTGCTGGCGCGACGGTTCGCCCTGGCCTACTGGCGCAACCCGGTCGTGGCCTACCTGCGCGGCGTCCTGCCCCAGGGTGCCTACGACGTGGTCCTGGCCGACGACGTGGACACCGTCCCGCTCGCCCTGTCGCTGCGCGCCCGCAAGGGCGTCCACGCCGACCTGCACGAGTACGCCCCGCGCATGAAGGAGGACGTCACCCGCTGGCGGCTCTTCGTGGCGCCGCTGATGACCTGGCTGTGCGCCCGGCACGTCACCCGCGCCGACTCGGTGACCACCGTGGGCCGCGGCATCGCTGAGGAGTACCGCAAGGTCTTCGGGATCGACGCGCAGGTCGTCACCAACGCCTCGCCGGCCGCGGACCTCTCGCCGACCCCGGTGCACGAGCCGATCGCCCTGGTCCACGCCGGGCAGGCCCGCCCCGACCGCTACCTCGAGCTGATGATCGACGCGGTGCGCCTCGCGACCCGGCCGTTCACGCTCGACTTCTACCTCACCGGCGAGGACGAGGCCTATCGCGCGACCCTCGCCGAGCGGGCGGCGGGTTTGGACGGGGTGCGGATCCACCCGGCAGTGCCCTACGACCGGCTGCTCGCCGTGCTCAACGACCACGACGCCGGGATCTACGTCCTGCCCCCGGTCAACTTCAACAACCGCTGGGCCCTGCCCAACAAGTTCTTCGACTTCGTCCAGGCCCGGCTGGCGCTCGTGCTGTCCCCCTCGCCGGAGATGGCCGGGATCATCCGCGAGCACGGCCTCGGCGTGGTCACCGAGGACTTCACCGCAGAGTCCCTCGCCGCCGCCCTGGACACGCTGACCCCCGAGTCGGTCGCCGGCTTCAAGGCCGCCTCGCACGCCGCCGCCCACGCCCTGTCCGCCGAGGAGCAGGTGCAGGTGTGGGACCTCGCGATCGCCGCGCTGATGGCCCGATGA
- a CDS encoding CCA tRNA nucleotidyltransferase yields the protein MPGPTTTPDPLLGQQLDPPAEPELLAAAARHLAPVSGLLGDLGERFAAAGHELAVVGGPVRDAVLGRVSTDLDLTTSARPEQTERLLRGWGDALWDVGRAFGTIGAHKDGWQVEITTYRKDAYDRTTRKPEVSYGTTLEDDLVRRDFTVNAMALRLPEMTFVDPHDGLGDLARGVLRTPGTPEESFGDDPLRMMRAARFVAQLGLALDDEVRAAMVERAESLRMISAERVRDELVKLLLTDRPRAGLEVLVDTGLADIMLPELPAMKATVDEHKRHKDVYEHSLTVLQQAMDLELAEAPARGTDEPEVADGGPVVRPDLVLRLAALLHDIGKPATRRFEPDGGVSFHHHELVGARMANKRLKALRFDKETTRAVSRLIELHLRFHGYGDGEWTDSAVRRYVTDAGPLLSRLHLLTRADCTTRNARKAARLRRTYDDLEQRIERLQAQEELAAVRPELDGNQIAEVLGIRPGPVLGRAYKHLLAVRLDEGPIGREAAEQRLRAWWAEQPESRG from the coding sequence GTGCCTGGACCCACCACCACCCCTGACCCGCTGCTCGGCCAGCAGCTCGACCCGCCCGCCGAGCCCGAGCTGCTGGCCGCCGCGGCGCGCCACCTCGCGCCCGTCTCCGGGCTGCTCGGCGATCTGGGCGAGAGGTTCGCCGCGGCGGGCCACGAGCTCGCCGTGGTCGGCGGCCCGGTCCGCGACGCCGTGCTCGGGCGGGTGTCCACCGACCTGGACCTCACAACGAGCGCCCGCCCGGAGCAGACCGAGCGGCTGCTGCGGGGCTGGGGCGACGCGCTGTGGGACGTGGGACGGGCCTTCGGGACCATCGGGGCGCACAAGGACGGCTGGCAGGTCGAGATCACGACCTACCGCAAGGACGCCTACGACCGCACCACCCGCAAGCCCGAGGTGTCCTACGGCACCACCCTCGAGGACGACCTGGTCCGTCGGGACTTCACCGTCAACGCCATGGCGCTGCGGCTGCCGGAGATGACCTTCGTCGACCCGCACGACGGGCTCGGCGACCTGGCGCGCGGCGTCCTGCGCACCCCGGGCACCCCCGAGGAGTCCTTCGGCGACGACCCGCTGCGGATGATGCGGGCGGCGAGGTTCGTGGCGCAGCTGGGGCTGGCGCTCGACGACGAGGTGCGCGCGGCCATGGTCGAGCGGGCGGAGTCGCTGCGGATGATCTCCGCGGAGCGGGTGCGCGACGAGCTCGTCAAGCTGCTCCTGACCGACCGGCCCCGTGCCGGCCTCGAGGTCCTCGTCGACACCGGCTTGGCCGACATCATGCTGCCCGAGCTGCCCGCCATGAAGGCCACCGTCGACGAGCACAAGCGGCACAAGGATGTCTACGAGCACTCGCTCACCGTGCTCCAGCAGGCGATGGACCTGGAGCTGGCCGAGGCACCCGCCCGCGGCACGGACGAGCCCGAGGTCGCCGACGGGGGTCCCGTCGTACGGCCTGATCTGGTCCTGCGCCTGGCCGCCCTGCTGCACGACATCGGCAAGCCGGCCACCCGCCGCTTCGAGCCGGACGGCGGTGTGAGCTTCCACCACCACGAGCTGGTGGGCGCCCGGATGGCGAACAAGCGGCTCAAGGCGCTGCGCTTCGACAAGGAGACGACCAGGGCGGTCAGCCGGCTGATCGAGCTGCACCTGCGCTTCCACGGGTACGGCGACGGCGAGTGGACCGACTCCGCCGTGCGTCGCTATGTCACGGACGCGGGTCCGCTGCTCTCCCGCCTGCACCTGCTCACCCGCGCCGATTGCACCACCCGCAACGCGCGCAAGGCCGCCCGGCTGCGCCGCACCTATGACGACCTGGAGCAGCGGATCGAGCGGCTGCAGGCGCAGGAGGAGCTGGCCGCGGTCCGGCCGGAGCTCGACGGCAACCAGATCGCCGAGGTGCTCGGCATCCGACCCGGACCGGTCCTGGGGCGGGCCTACAAGCACCTGCTGGCCGTCCGGCTGGACGAGGGGCCGATCGGGCGGGAGGCGGCCGAGCAGCGGCTGCGCGCGTGGTGGGCGGAGCAGCCCGAGTCCCGGGGGTGA
- a CDS encoding glycosyltransferase, which translates to MTALAVGPANYAGQASAWAAAVQRTLGVPAWSFARTEGFAFPVDRRMPARGGALSRRVPVSDPAVAPAWSGATHVALDGFLALSGGQVAGRPGRDLAELAAAGVRPALVAHGSDVRDPLGHALRVRHSWFRTAGVPYLALGAAAVARNRAVLLGFDGPVYVSTPDLLHDVPRATWLPLTVDLAPWAGTTPAFTQDRLPRVLHLPSRRRPAIKGTDVIDPVLRGLAAEGLCDYLAPDHMPHAELVELIKDVDVVVDQVLCDSYGTTAVEAMAAGRLVVASVLGSRDLVDDEIPVVDATPADLDAVLRRVLTDRDGSAERAAQGPAYVTRHHDGRAAAEALRPWLGVPA; encoded by the coding sequence ATGACCGCCCTCGCCGTCGGGCCGGCCAACTACGCCGGGCAGGCGAGCGCCTGGGCCGCCGCCGTGCAGCGCACCCTGGGGGTGCCGGCCTGGTCCTTCGCCCGCACCGAGGGCTTCGCCTTCCCCGTCGACCGTCGTATGCCGGCCCGCGGCGGCGCCCTGTCGCGCCGGGTCCCGGTGAGCGACCCGGCCGTCGCCCCGGCGTGGTCGGGCGCCACCCACGTCGCCCTCGACGGCTTCCTCGCCCTGTCCGGCGGTCAGGTCGCCGGGCGGCCGGGCCGGGACCTGGCCGAGCTCGCAGCCGCCGGGGTCCGCCCGGCGCTGGTGGCGCACGGTTCGGACGTGCGCGACCCGCTCGGCCACGCGCTGCGGGTGCGGCACTCGTGGTTCCGCACGGCAGGGGTGCCCTATCTCGCGCTCGGCGCGGCGGCGGTCGCCCGCAACCGGGCCGTGCTGCTCGGCTTCGACGGCCCCGTCTACGTGTCCACCCCGGACCTGCTGCACGACGTGCCCCGCGCGACCTGGCTGCCGCTGACCGTCGACCTGGCCCCCTGGGCGGGGACGACGCCGGCGTTCACCCAGGACCGGCTGCCGCGGGTGCTGCACCTGCCGAGCCGCCGCCGCCCGGCGATCAAGGGCACCGACGTCATCGACCCGGTGCTGCGCGGGCTGGCCGCGGAGGGGCTGTGCGACTACCTCGCCCCCGACCACATGCCGCACGCCGAGCTCGTCGAGCTGATCAAGGACGTCGACGTGGTCGTCGACCAGGTCCTGTGCGACTCCTACGGCACCACCGCGGTCGAGGCCATGGCGGCCGGGCGGCTCGTGGTCGCCTCGGTGCTCGGGTCCCGGGACCTCGTCGACGACGAGATCCCCGTCGTGGACGCCACGCCGGCCGACCTGGACGCCGTGCTGCGCCGCGTGCTCACCGACCGGGACGGCTCCGCCGAGCGCGCGGCGCAGGGCCCGGCATACGTCACCCGCCACCACGACGGCCGGGCCGCCGCCGAGGCCCTGCGCCCCTGGCTCGGCGTCCCCGCCTGA
- a CDS encoding ABC transporter ATP-binding protein, translated as MKNLIPTIRRLLTLLPAGARRYLGFFAITSAGLTLLDTAALAMMALVLQPLMNTPGGGVPRVSGVPLLGTVEGSAVAWLLLAAGTLMIVKALLVLALQFHSTRTFETYELSIGRQLFQAYIRSPWTERLKRSSTQLASLADVGLANMIAGVLLPAAQLPTEIVTMLSVTTIILVRDPLTACLTVAYLGVIALVIYAWVGRQARIAGRVNRDSALHMNQLMAEMVSALKEITLRDKSDEMGDQIHAVRRRVTRSRANIRFLTAVPKFATDIALVGGLLLIGGANYLRAGMPSAMASLALFGIAGFKIIPSITRLQNYVTSIEANAPFADTIIEDVRSAEGYLRTYREVGHQPLADTPHELTLGDVEFTYPGSDRPAVSDVDLRVPMGSSLALVGGSGAGKSTLVDLLLGLITPTHGRIAIDGESLEDVLHAWRERVGYVPQEVTLFDGTIAQNVALTWSQEVDETRVRSALARAQLLDIVEARPGGIHGRIGERGLTLSGGQRQRLGIARALYVEPLVLVLDEATSALDTATEEAVSQAIREMHGEVTVVAVAHRLSTIRHSDQVCFMQDGRIAARGTFDEVVAASPQFAEQARLAGLV; from the coding sequence ATGAAGAACCTGATCCCCACCATCCGCCGTCTGCTCACGCTGCTCCCGGCGGGTGCCCGGCGCTACCTCGGCTTCTTCGCGATCACCTCCGCGGGGCTGACCCTGCTGGACACCGCCGCCCTGGCGATGATGGCCCTCGTCCTGCAGCCGCTGATGAACACCCCCGGTGGCGGGGTGCCCCGGGTCAGCGGCGTCCCCCTCCTCGGCACCGTCGAGGGGTCCGCCGTGGCGTGGCTGCTCCTGGCCGCCGGCACCCTGATGATCGTCAAGGCCCTGCTCGTCCTGGCGCTGCAGTTCCACTCCACCCGGACCTTCGAGACCTACGAGCTGTCCATCGGCCGCCAGCTCTTCCAGGCGTACATCCGGTCGCCGTGGACCGAGCGGCTCAAGCGCTCGTCGACCCAGCTCGCTTCGCTCGCGGACGTGGGCCTGGCCAACATGATCGCCGGGGTGCTCCTGCCCGCCGCGCAGCTGCCCACCGAGATCGTGACCATGCTGTCGGTCACGACGATCATCCTGGTCCGCGACCCGCTCACCGCCTGCCTCACGGTGGCCTACCTCGGGGTGATCGCCCTGGTGATCTATGCCTGGGTGGGGCGGCAGGCGCGCATCGCGGGGCGGGTCAACCGCGACTCGGCGCTGCACATGAACCAGCTGATGGCCGAGATGGTCTCCGCGCTCAAGGAGATCACGCTGCGGGACAAGTCCGACGAGATGGGCGACCAGATCCACGCCGTCCGGCGCCGGGTCACGCGTTCCCGCGCCAACATCCGCTTCCTCACCGCCGTGCCGAAGTTCGCGACCGACATCGCGCTCGTCGGCGGCCTGCTGCTCATCGGCGGCGCGAACTACCTGCGCGCGGGGATGCCCTCCGCGATGGCGTCGCTCGCGCTCTTCGGGATCGCGGGCTTCAAGATCATCCCGTCGATCACCCGCCTGCAGAACTACGTCACCTCCATCGAGGCCAACGCGCCCTTCGCCGACACGATCATCGAGGACGTGCGCTCGGCCGAGGGTTACCTGCGGACCTACCGCGAGGTCGGGCACCAGCCGCTCGCCGACACGCCGCACGAGCTCACCCTCGGCGACGTGGAGTTCACCTATCCCGGCTCCGACCGGCCCGCCGTCAGCGACGTCGACCTCCGGGTCCCCATGGGCTCGTCGCTCGCCCTGGTCGGGGGCTCGGGCGCGGGCAAGTCCACCCTGGTCGACCTGCTGCTCGGCCTGATCACCCCGACCCACGGCCGGATCGCCATCGACGGGGAGTCCCTCGAGGACGTGCTGCACGCCTGGCGGGAGCGGGTGGGCTATGTTCCGCAGGAGGTCACGCTCTTCGACGGCACCATCGCGCAGAACGTCGCGCTCACCTGGTCCCAGGAGGTCGACGAGACCCGGGTGCGGTCCGCGCTCGCCCGGGCACAGCTGCTGGACATCGTCGAGGCGCGGCCGGGAGGCATCCACGGCCGGATCGGCGAGCGGGGCCTGACCCTGTCGGGCGGACAGCGCCAGCGCCTCGGGATCGCGCGGGCGTTGTACGTCGAACCCCTCGTCCTGGTCCTGGACGAGGCCACCTCCGCGCTGGACACCGCGACCGAGGAGGCCGTCTCCCAGGCGATCCGCGAGATGCACGGCGAGGTCACCGTCGTCGCGGTGGCCCACCGCCTGTCCACGATCCGCCACTCGGACCAGGTGTGCTTCATGCAGGACGGGCGGATCGCCGCGCGGGGGACCTTCGACGAGGTCGTGGCGGCGTCGCCGCAGTTCGCGGAGCAGGCCCGGCTGGCCGGTCTCGTCTGA
- a CDS encoding acyltransferase family protein produces the protein MAEAPDHDATAAPDRTPTTGPDQTQAAATGLTRRDARPQHGGRLDALDGLRTIAVFLVVLFHAEVPGMHSGFLGVDLFFVLSGYLITAGLVRGLMRGRGAGLSSFWSRRFKRLLPAALLVCLAVLVWSMTLAPAYRRPSLGADLWWTSLYAANWHFIESAGYFAAQGAPSPLLHMWSLAVEEQFYLVWPLVLAATWHLIGRGRPGRARRAVLVVGVALAVGSAVLFVRVAGSGATDRAYMGSDTKAFEPLLGTLVAVLLADPRAGELARRVAPVIGWIGAVGLVLAIPQLGDSTGPSPWYFGSGAIVFSLLSAAVIVALARGEVPGLSAVLALPPVSYLGRISYGIYLWHWPVACWLPGEGFAPWRAVAVVALSVLLAAASYHLVELPVRDGSLSRRLTPRRTLTSSAGIVGVLALAAAVLGGTPASAAVNSIVRLPAPPGDKVVLVVGDSVPQRLLTDLAAAADQRGLTLVSATAGGCSPLGAHTEISPGERMGLNCLSVPGKIRTAVDTYHPGTVIWWSRYELADRYDGSTLVRATDRAFWDVQRRDLRARIGDLTTHGATVVMVETDRVGVGIRSRCTPQRCHPFLDRLVHHDELRHTWNDLVADVVSLDHRTRQIAIDDVYCHDAKAPCDDRVAGGVPARRDGSHFDDPRTRAAVAGALLDRAMAARHR, from the coding sequence GTGGCTGAGGCACCCGACCACGACGCGACCGCGGCGCCCGACCGGACGCCGACCACGGGACCGGACCAGACGCAGGCCGCCGCCACGGGCCTCACCCGGCGCGACGCCCGGCCCCAGCACGGGGGCCGGCTCGACGCGCTCGACGGCCTGCGCACCATCGCGGTCTTCCTCGTCGTCCTCTTCCACGCCGAGGTGCCGGGGATGCACAGCGGCTTCCTCGGGGTCGACCTGTTCTTCGTGCTCTCGGGCTACCTCATCACCGCCGGGCTGGTCCGCGGGCTGATGCGCGGGCGGGGCGCAGGGCTGTCGAGCTTCTGGTCACGGCGGTTCAAGCGCCTGCTGCCCGCCGCCCTCCTGGTGTGCCTCGCGGTCCTCGTGTGGTCGATGACCCTGGCTCCGGCATACCGCCGTCCCTCCCTCGGGGCCGACCTGTGGTGGACCAGCCTGTATGCCGCGAACTGGCACTTCATCGAGTCCGCGGGCTACTTCGCGGCGCAGGGTGCCCCCTCGCCGCTGCTGCACATGTGGTCGCTGGCCGTGGAGGAGCAGTTCTACCTCGTCTGGCCGCTCGTCCTCGCCGCCACCTGGCACCTGATCGGCCGAGGGCGCCCCGGGCGGGCCCGCCGCGCGGTCCTCGTCGTCGGCGTCGCGCTGGCCGTCGGGTCCGCCGTGCTGTTCGTCCGGGTCGCGGGCTCCGGCGCCACCGACCGGGCCTACATGGGCTCGGACACCAAGGCCTTCGAGCCCCTGCTCGGGACCCTCGTCGCCGTCCTGCTCGCCGACCCCCGCGCGGGAGAGCTGGCCCGCCGCGTCGCCCCGGTCATCGGGTGGATCGGCGCGGTCGGGCTGGTGCTCGCCATCCCGCAGCTGGGTGACTCCACCGGCCCCAGCCCGTGGTACTTCGGCTCGGGCGCCATCGTCTTCTCGCTGCTCTCGGCCGCGGTCATCGTGGCGCTCGCCCGCGGCGAGGTCCCCGGCCTGTCGGCGGTGCTGGCCCTGCCCCCGGTGTCCTACCTGGGGCGCATCTCCTACGGGATCTACCTGTGGCACTGGCCGGTGGCCTGCTGGCTGCCCGGCGAGGGCTTCGCGCCGTGGCGGGCCGTCGCCGTCGTCGCGCTGTCGGTGCTGCTCGCGGCCGCGTCCTACCACCTGGTGGAGCTGCCGGTCCGCGACGGCAGCCTGAGCCGCCGGCTCACGCCCCGGCGCACGCTCACCTCCAGCGCCGGGATCGTGGGGGTTCTCGCGCTCGCCGCCGCCGTGCTCGGCGGCACCCCCGCGTCGGCCGCGGTCAACAGCATCGTCCGCCTCCCCGCCCCGCCCGGCGACAAGGTCGTGCTCGTGGTCGGCGACTCCGTGCCCCAGCGCCTGCTCACGGACCTGGCGGCGGCCGCCGACCAGCGCGGGCTCACCCTCGTCTCCGCGACGGCGGGCGGCTGCTCGCCGCTGGGTGCGCACACCGAGATCTCCCCCGGCGAGCGGATGGGACTGAACTGCCTCTCGGTGCCGGGCAAGATCCGCACCGCCGTGGACACCTACCACCCGGGGACCGTCATCTGGTGGTCCCGCTACGAGCTGGCGGACCGGTATGACGGCAGCACCCTGGTGCGGGCCACGGACCGAGCCTTCTGGGACGTGCAGCGCCGGGACCTGCGCGCCCGGATCGGGGATCTCACCACCCACGGTGCCACCGTGGTGATGGTGGAGACCGACCGCGTGGGCGTGGGCATCCGCAGCCGGTGCACGCCCCAGCGGTGCCACCCCTTCCTGGACCGGCTCGTCCACCACGACGAGCTCCGGCACACCTGGAACGACCTGGTGGCCGACGTGGTGAGCCTGGACCACCGGACCCGGCAGATCGCCATCGATGACGTCTACTGCCACGACGCCAAGGCGCCCTGCGACGACCGGGTGGCCGGGGGTGTGCCGGCGCGGCGGGACGGGAGCCACTTCGACGACCCGCGCACCCGGGCCGCGGTCGCGGGGGCCCTCTTGGACCGGGCCATGGCGGCCCGCCACCGCTGA
- a CDS encoding NUDIX hydrolase produces MSPAARFPRRLPAVEEVSAGGVIVRVERGLAELAIIARRNRAGRVEWCLPKGHIEGLETLEQTAVREVAEETGIHGRVIAPLGSIDYWFTTATSRVHKVVHHYLLEALGGQLTIENDPDQEAIDVAWVRLGDRTTELTFPNERRIAATAWQRLAGDR; encoded by the coding sequence ATGAGCCCGGCTGCCCGCTTCCCGCGGCGACTGCCTGCCGTGGAGGAGGTCTCCGCGGGCGGGGTGATCGTCCGGGTGGAGCGGGGGCTGGCGGAGCTGGCGATCATCGCCCGGCGCAACCGGGCGGGCCGCGTCGAGTGGTGCCTGCCCAAGGGGCACATCGAGGGCCTGGAGACGTTGGAGCAGACCGCGGTGCGCGAGGTGGCCGAGGAGACGGGGATCCACGGGCGGGTGATCGCCCCGCTGGGGTCCATCGACTACTGGTTCACCACGGCGACGTCGCGCGTCCACAAGGTCGTGCACCACTATCTGCTGGAGGCCCTCGGCGGCCAGCTGACGATCGAGAACGATCCGGACCAGGAGGCCATCGACGTGGCGTGGGTGCGACTCGGCGACCGCACGACCGAGCTGACCTTCCCCAACGAGCGGCGCATCGCGGCCACGGCCTGGCAGCGCCTCGCCGGCGACCGGTGA
- a CDS encoding acyltransferase: MSTRTDTLPSAGGSPVAPTSAPVAPPQSAPADGPSAHRAARAPIAWVAWVRLVAILGVISIHNAGANAAAARAGDHRPAHLLGVALDLPFSVAVPVFVMVSGALTLSPASFRGTGHYLRKRVLRTVPAIVVWHLAYVAFLQLCWYPEPLAARDVVQRILTGRLAPHLYFLWIVLGLSLMAPVLIRWLAQSSRREQVLTGAALAAMPVLSSATRSWRATQAVAVETPWTWWVCYLGLFVLGWALRDVVLRGSALAVAAALGIGLPALVSWQYANPGLAPRLDQLLPVSYYGGSVVLGAVCVFLVARSTIRPGGALGLLARPGVVRWVNPLAIASLGIYACHILVMWTLMKVGILGAPVLSGPDLVLRLLLIAVISTVITLVARRIPVVRQVF; encoded by the coding sequence ATGAGCACCCGCACCGACACCCTCCCCTCGGCCGGGGGATCCCCGGTCGCGCCCACCTCCGCCCCGGTGGCGCCCCCGCAGTCCGCGCCCGCCGACGGGCCGTCCGCGCACCGGGCCGCCCGCGCGCCGATCGCCTGGGTCGCCTGGGTCCGGCTCGTCGCGATCCTGGGCGTCATCTCCATCCACAACGCCGGCGCCAACGCCGCGGCCGCGCGGGCGGGCGACCACCGGCCTGCGCACCTGCTGGGTGTGGCGCTCGACCTGCCGTTCAGCGTGGCGGTGCCGGTCTTCGTCATGGTCTCCGGGGCCCTGACGCTGAGTCCGGCGAGCTTCCGCGGGACCGGTCACTACCTGCGCAAGCGGGTGCTGCGGACGGTGCCGGCCATCGTCGTGTGGCACCTGGCCTACGTCGCCTTCCTCCAGCTGTGCTGGTATCCCGAGCCGTTGGCTGCCCGCGACGTCGTCCAGCGGATCCTCACCGGGCGGCTCGCGCCGCACCTGTACTTCCTGTGGATCGTGCTCGGGCTGAGCCTGATGGCGCCCGTCCTGATCCGTTGGCTCGCCCAGTCGAGCCGCCGCGAGCAGGTCCTGACCGGCGCCGCGCTCGCCGCCATGCCGGTGCTCTCCTCCGCGACCCGCTCCTGGCGCGCCACCCAGGCGGTGGCCGTGGAGACCCCCTGGACCTGGTGGGTCTGCTATCTCGGGCTCTTCGTGCTGGGGTGGGCGTTGCGGGACGTGGTGCTGCGCGGGTCTGCCCTGGCGGTCGCGGCGGCGCTCGGGATCGGCCTGCCGGCACTGGTGAGCTGGCAGTACGCCAACCCCGGCCTGGCCCCGCGCCTGGACCAGCTGCTGCCGGTCAGCTACTACGGCGGGAGCGTCGTGCTGGGCGCGGTCTGCGTCTTCCTCGTCGCCCGGTCGACCATCCGCCCCGGCGGTGCGCTCGGCCTGCTGGCCCGGCCCGGCGTGGTGCGGTGGGTCAACCCCCTCGCCATCGCGTCGCTCGGCATCTATGCCTGCCACATCCTGGTGATGTGGACCCTGATGAAGGTCGGGATCCTCGGCGCGCCGGTGCTGTCCGGGCCGGACCTGGTGCTGCGGCTGCTGCTGATCGCGGTGATCTCGACGGTGATCACCCTGGTGGCGCGGCGGATCCCCGTGGTCCGGCAGGTCTTCTGA